The Syngnathus scovelli strain Florida chromosome 11, RoL_Ssco_1.2, whole genome shotgun sequence region AAAGCCACGCCAAGTCTTTTAGCATCCAGTATAAAGGTTGTCCCAGAAATTGTCCCATCAGCAGCAGCGACAGCTGCTGTTATCACCCCCACTACATGGAAGTCTGAACAAGAACCTTTGGCCATCAAGGCACCTGATGTGAAAGAGTCTGAATCACCTACTGAAGAGCAGATTCAACATATCAAACCTGTTTACCCCCAGTCCAAAAGTCCGGTGTGCCCAAAGCCACAATCACCCTCCATGTCACCATTAGCATGCAGACCAAATATCAAACCCATTCAAAACAGTCGAGCGCCTGTCTCGCCACCGGACTGGCTCCGCCACTCTGCCGATTCAGGAGTTCCTTCTTCACCAGCATTGCCAGTCACACCCAAGGATAACCAACCAGACTCTGAAAATATAGAAATTGATCGTGGCTCAAGCGATCTGAGGCAGATTCTTTTGAAACACAAAACCATGTCTCTGCCTGGGAGCAGTTTCGTACCGGCTAACGTGCAACCGGCAGTCCAAGATCAGCTCCTCGCTGAGCGTAATACCACTTTAACAGTCGTGCCAAATAAATCGCCCCTACCCGATTGCAGAATGCCGTCTCAGTCAGTTCGAACACCAGCGACGCAACCGTCCCCTGAGACCAAGTCTGTGATCTCCGTCATTGCATCCACTGCCTTGCACTCCTCTGTTATTAGTCGTGTATGCATCCCTCCAGAGCACGAAGACGTGAAACTAAATATTGGTAATCAAGGTTCAGACATGACTTTACCTAAACACAACTACAGGCCTAGCAAAGATGATACGCTACCCTACCATGGACCAACTATCGGTGATGAAGGGGGAAGTGCTACACGCTTCATTGTGGAAAGTTCCACTCTTGGTACAAGCTCCTGCCCGGGTCTCCGGGTAAATACATCTGAAGGAGTCGTTGTACTCAGCCACTCGGGACAAAAACCGGAGGGACCCCAACGGATAAGTGCAAAAATCAGTCAAATTCCACAAGCAACAGCGGGTGACATGGAATCTCAGCAGCTGGTTTCCatgccccaaattaaacaagacATGTACAGTCACCCACAGACAGGCCTCCAAAAAGGCTCTTTCCAGACAGATCACGGTCATTCTGCTAAGACACAGTCGACCTTTTCTTCTAATAAACAAGAAGGTACAGGTTTGGAGAAAATGGAGCCTACTTATCACGCTGGTCCTCAAGGAGTCGTCAAGCGTCTTCCACAGGGCAATCAAAGTATGAGCTCGATGTACCACCAGGAGTACCTGCCGACAAAACATCAAAAGAAAATCGATAGCGGAGAGTCGCATAGCACCGACGGTTCCAAGGCACAGTGGGCCTCTGCCATAAGTCCTGCAATAAGTCCACATTTGCCCTCTCCTCCTGGAAATCACTTTGTCACGGCCGCCGGGGACAGAACTCCCTCGCATCTCAGTGGCAACAAACAGGAACCGCGATCCCCGCGCAAGTCAAGTCATCCGCATTCTTCATCACCTAAAGGCATCCCGGTGATGCTTCCCGCCATGCAACAGTTTATTTCTGGTGTGCATCATCCAGAGCAGTCCGTTATCATGCCGCCTCATAGTGTGCCTGGAGGCTTGGGCCGAATGTCACCTCACCCTGCTACCCAGTCCATCCCGGTGGGACATCTGGTCCAGGGAGACGTTCGGGTCAATACTCCCCCGCTCTCGGTGATGAGCTACGGGATGCATAGCGAGTCTCTCGGATCTCCCTGGTCCGGTTCCATGCAGCAACGGCCGACTTCACCCCAAACTGTCGGTAGAGACAAGGTCCTCAAGGTGAACCCGAGTGCTTTGAGGAGTCACGACATAGACCAAGAAGACTCCAGACGCTTCCACCAGCAAGGACGACAACCTGCCGCACAGTTAAAACCAGAGACCATGCAGTCTGATCCTCGGGGGAGTTTCCGAAGCGGTGTGCCAATTGAAGCGCTGATGGCGCAGAGAGAGATGCGCGCGCTCCTACAACAACAAGGAGAGCGTTCGTCCACAGACCCTCATTCGGGCCACCTTCAGGAAACTCACCCCCCCACCTCCGCACCTTCCAGTTTACCCATGTCATTGTCTCCGAGGGCGCACATTCTTCCTAAAGGTGTTTCCGAGAAGGACATAGCAAAGCCGTTAGAGGCTAAGAGGCCCCACTCCCCTCTTTCTAAAGACGGATTAATGGCAATCCGGCAGCCAGGACCGACAATATCGTCTCCCCAGAGAGCGCCGCTCATGCCACCAGGACTAAGTGGCACCTTCCCGGAGTATTCTCAGATGTACTCCAACCCAAGAGGCGTCCATTCCCCGATGCCTGACTCAACACCGCATGTTGTTCCCGATGGGAAGATTGCACAGCCTAATATGGTGCAGCTGCTcatagtaagagaaaacatatttttatttatttgttttgaaatcCACAGAGTTCTTGTTTAACAcgttcttgtctttttttttgcagaaacaTCCAATCATTTGGCAAGGGCTCCTCGCGCTAAAAAACGACACAGCGGCAGTCCAGTTGCATTTTGTGTGTGGAAACAAAGCTTTGGCTCATCGATCACTGCCCCTGCAGGAAGGTGGTGCCTTCCTCCGAATTGTCCAAAGGATGAGACTCGAGGCATCTCAGCTGGAGAGCGTCGCCAGAAGAATGACAGTATGTCCTCGCAGTCTCCTCGCTTGCCAGTTGGCGCGTCATTCCCGTTGTTTCCTTCGATCATTGATCCATGCTTGTGTTGCGACAGGGCGAGTGCGACTTCTGCCTTCTGCTTGCTTTGCCTTGTGGACGAGATCAAGATGACGTTGTTAACCAGACGCAAGCTCTCAAGTCCGCCTTCATAAACTACTTGCAGACAAAGTTGGCGGCTGGCATTATTAATATCCCAAATCCAGGTTCCAATCAGGTAAACGCCTAGTTGTTGTTTTGTAATGTTGTCATTTACTTTAAACAAGATGTTTTGATTGAACATATTTGAAAGCTTTTACATGAAGTCCTATTGTTGGCATCACCATGTATAGAGGCACAGAATTTTTCTCTTAGTTGTTTACGCAACTATTTGCAGTTGAATaattattttgtatattttgctTACTTCCCCCAGCCGGCCTACGTGTTGCAGATTTTCCCACCATGTGAATTTTCAGAGAGCCACTTATCTCAGTTGGCCCCCGATCTTCTCAACAGAATCTCCAGTATCTCTCCTCACCTCATGATTGTCATCACCTCTGTGTGACCTTCAACGTGAGAGACTCTGTCtcatggacagatggatggatggaagaaccACAGATGCGCCTCAGGAAACCAGAGGAATACCagacttttttcattttcttgtcAGTCTTTGATCCTCCAATCATTTTGTCATCCCGTGTCTGGTCTTTTTGTCCTTCTCAAAAGAACTCAGGGATGGACCAAACCAGAATCACGTCTCTTCTTCTTTTTGACCATTTCTGCTGTATTTCTATTTATTGGAGTTTGACTTTTCTTTGAAAAATAACACACAAATCAGAACGATTGAGGAACAACAATGATTGACTCACAAGatggtggtgttttttttttttgtccccccaCCACACAAGAGGATTGTGGATATTAAAAAGAGACATATCATTGTGTTATTTTAAATATGTACAGACTGCCTCTCCTCTACTGTGTTtgtttaaggggggggggactaATTAAACAGAGACCCTGCAAGAGGACCACAGATTTTAATTCTACCATCTtggtgcagtttttttttttttttctccactacTGAAACAGTTTACACCTCTGGCATCTACAATTGCATTGCtcaaacaacaatttcctttgaACAATTTGGAATATGGGACattgtaaatattttaaatatttaaacttGGACAATGGAACTTGGTAAACCTGGCAGAGACTTGAACTCTGGGATTGTACCAGAACACAGAATGGAAATAGATGGATATtcttgatttcatttttttttttcctttcccttGAGTGTAAATACTTGTAACACAAGAAGTTTAGCGAACTCTTCTGTGGAGTCTGCTGATTGCACTTCGTATTTTGtaactcaaataaaaaaaaaaaaaatcaacagaaaTGTGGGGATATTAAATTCTAATCTTTATCTtgggttattgtttttttcttttgagacaaaataaaaaatacttaaAATGATTCAACAAAAAACATTAGTTGTACGAGTAGTTGTTTCTTtcaatgaaatgtaaatatatatttataacaaGGAAATATTTTCTATTGTGGAGAGCAGTACTGGACAGATCAAACCTTATAGAAATACAagtcaaagccatgaaggtgtctTACTGtgggcattattttttttaaattcatatttTTGAGTTTCACACAATGGACTGACCGAAatcgtggggggaaaaaaactataCAGTTTATGCTAGTGTTTTAAATCCACGCTAGAGCCAAACAATGCCACAAGCTGGTCTTCATATTGGGAGATGTTCCTCTTCATGATCTCCTTGCAAGGGCCCAGCAAGCGCTCAAATGCCTGGATGTCAATCACTGCAACAAAAAGTAATTCCACATTAGCATGTTTTTACCACTAATTATTGTAAGATAATAcatgcatgcggctcttttacgttcatatcaacatttgtgtgtgtgtgtgtgtgtttttttattgtgcGTGTTCACTTCGCTTGAGTTCAAtatggtattttcgtcaaacgCGCATGCGCATCAGGTGAAATCCCGCAAAGAAGGAGGGGCAAACCCATTGGCGGAAGCAATTAGTGTCAATTTCCCTCTCAAAATGGCGGGGGGAAAATGCACAGCCGAACGAAAATATGAAGACAAACACAGGACGTATTTAACAGGGTGGgaaagttattatttttttatttttttttaacgcaatggcaagccattctgcctgatacggcaAACGTCATTAGCGCATTTCAAagcttcaaatcttcagcgccacttTAGCTCACTTCATGCTAAAagttgaacactttgaaaagtaaggcagaaaaacaggtagttgaaaaaaaaacaactacgaAGCACTCAGAGGCTGTCACGCTTACATCGTATCAACTGGCTTGGAACATTGCACGGGCGAAAAAGCCATACAATGAAATCTTGTCTCCTGAAAACGACAAACTCAAACGAATGGAATCAGACATCCAACTAAAAGAATTGCTTCGAGTAGCAACAACGGAATACAAGCCAGATTTGAAGAGGATTGTTCAAGGCAAGGAATGCCAGAAGTCACACGAAGCAACATGCATAGTAAGTAAAAAAACGCTATTGTAtattattatgtttttgtttatggactttgttgaactgagactttgtgtgtgtgagacagtgCACAACGTTCATTGTTGAAAATGTGGTCTTTGGTCTGTAGTCTTAGTATTGTAGGAGTCAATTTCTTATGGTGTGGCTCTTTGCGGTAACAGTAAAAAATGTGGCTCTGAGTCTCTGACTGGTTGTCCACCCCTGTAGCAGAGTAAGGTAAACCGGTAAACCTGATGAATAAAAGGAAAGGTCAGTAGCTTGATGTTAAAAACAAATTACCTAAACATTTAGTTTCTCCAACAGCATAAACAGATGCTGCACGAGGTTTGTTGTTGACAAGTGCGAGTTCCCCAAAGTATTGTCCTCGAGAGCAACGGGCCACTTCGACCTCCGTGTCGTCCCGCTGGCCTGCTTTTGTCTGGTATTGGAAAACGCAAGTTGTGACATATTTCAGAGATGGCAAAAGTAGGCATACAATGTTCTGATTCAAATACTAAAGTGAATGTAAAAAGTAATATTGAGTGTCTGAATTGGGCAACAATGAAAACTCTACAGTAAATATGCAAAATTGACACTTAGATGCTATTTGTTTGCACATCTGTGGCATTTCCCATGATTTGTTAGTATTAGCTTTAAGCTAGCAGACAGGAAGTTGTTTTAAACAcaggtgtgtttgtttatggtgACAGTAAACTTAATCTAAGAGTGGCAGTAAACAACTTAAAGCCTCTTGTAAAGAAATGCTCACAAATTCTGGGTCACAACCCAAAGCGAATATCTTAAAACACTCAAATCGAATcacaattgtactttgctaaagTACAGATGACTAAACAGTCTAATTGTGCTATATTGATGATGTATTTGTACTTTGCTTCCCACCGCATACATTAAGTACAACATGGAAACTCATTAGACTTACTTTACTTTTGATCATAATCCTCACTTGTCCTGATTCCACCATGTAGAAGCAGTCAGCCTCATCTCCCTGCCGCCACGCGAGTGACAACACTTTTAGTCCATTTAAACTGATTTGTTGCAATTTCACATCACGTATGTTACCTGCGTTATAATACGCTCTCCATCTTCGAAGGATCGTGCTGCTAAAACATCCACAATCTTCATCCTTTCCGAGAGCTGTTAAACATGAAAACGTCAGCATCTGAATTCATATGTCACAATCCGAATTCTGAAGAAAATGTCAAAAGTTGCACATAGGACACAAATAATGTCATATGAAATATAAATGTTAAGATGGATGTTATTCATTTGCATATCTGTCATTTCCCATTAGCATTAAGATGGCAGACTTAAAGATTTCTCTGTATGATATCATTAGAAATGTAGTAATTGCGTTCCTAGAGTTTGTCATATAAACCTCCAGAGACTTCAGTAGAGGAACACACTCAACAAAGGCCTCATACATCCTCCTCTTCTTTGCGTTATTTTTCACAATCAGCCTGTGAAAGGTGGCTCGGTCCTGCAAGAGCACAAAAGCAAAAACGTTCATTTCTTGTTACACTTTACAAAGTTAGCGCGTGCAACCAGAAGTAGCCCACCAGGCCCCACAAGGCGCCTTCCTGTGTCGCCACGATGGTGGCAGCTCGCGGCGTGTTGTACATTAGAGCCAGCTCGCCAAAACTGCCCTTGTTGTCATACTGACCCACGCACACGCTCACACCTTCTTTCGCCACAAGTATATTATAAACACCCCTGGTAGGAGACAAAACCACATCAtaaaagtttttatttatttctaatcATAAATATAGAAACCACTCATTCACCTCTCTATGACATAGAAATTATCTCCATCATCTCCTTGGTCTATGATGTGCTCCTGAGGTTTGACCTGCACCTCAAACATGGCATCCAAAACCTCTGAGAACTGCTCCTAAAGGACACAAGATTGATTAGCAAAATGACTGCACGTAATcaatactcacacacacaaatatgttGAGTTGTTTTTCTAACTGGGTTGGCTTTTGAGTTGTTTCGTAAGATGACCATTGACTTTGCATAACTCAACTTATTAATAATAACATCTAAAGTTAATATGaccatggtttttttttttgtcaaccacCTGCTCCAGTGTCTTAAAGAGTAAAATATCCTTGCAGGCATCCTGAAGCCTGCGACGCTGCTCGTCCGTTTTAGGGTGCACAACTCGAGGTTCAGGCTGGTCATCGTCATTGTCGTCGTCAGGATTGTAGGGCTCTGCACAAACTGCACACGCAGGTtaaagacaataaaaaaaataaaaaagacatgCCCTTAACGGTAAGGCTTTAGAATCGGACAACATACAGTTTACAGACCTGAAACTCTGCGGTTGCATTTGCCAGTGGTGGATTCTGTAGACAAGCGTACACACGTTTTTTACAAATTATGCAAATTTAACTAAGTACTCCGGTAGTCGCCTACTGTAATACTCACTAACaggcttctcctcctcctctttctcatcCCGGGTACTCTCGGTCTCATCAGAGTTTGTTGCAAAAGTGACCCCTTTCCGTGCAGCTTTGCTGTCCAGCTTCTTAACCGTCTTGTCATTCTTTTGGTTCTCCAAAATTTGCGTAAAATGCTGCACGGCAAATTCCACCAAGTCCACCGGCCTGTTGCGAATAACCTGCACCGTGTACCCCTGAAGTAGCTCCTTCAGACCTTCTGGAATCTCGTAATTGCTCATCTTTGAGGTTTAGAGGCTGTCCAAAGGTTTCATGTGTTGTTCccataaaacaaagcatcagaCGGGTCCGCTCCCCCTCGCCCCA contains the following coding sequences:
- the prkar2ab gene encoding protein kinase, cAMP-dependent, regulatory, type II, alpha, B, translated to MSNYEIPEGLKELLQGYTVQVIRNRPVDLVEFAVQHFTQILENQKNDKTVKKLDSKAARKGVTFATNSDETESTRDEKEEEEKPVKSTTGKCNRRVSVCAEPYNPDDDNDDDQPEPRVVHPKTDEQRRRLQDACKDILLFKTLEQEQFSEVLDAMFEVQVKPQEHIIDQGDDGDNFYVIERGVYNILVAKEGVSVCVGQYDNKGSFGELALMYNTPRAATIVATQEGALWGLDRATFHRLIVKNNAKKRRMYEAFVECVPLLKSLELSERMKIVDVLAARSFEDGERIITQGDEADCFYMVESGQVRIMIKSKTKAGQRDDTEVEVARCSRGQYFGELALVNNKPRAASVYAVGETKCLVIDIQAFERLLGPCKEIMKRNISQYEDQLVALFGSSVDLKH